In bacterium, the genomic window TCGCAGCCCACACCACGAGCAAGTCCGCCGTCGACGGGCTCATGAAGTCGTTCGCGTTCGAACTCGGCGCCCACGGCATCCGGGTCAACACCGTCGCGCCGGGGCTGACCCGCACCGACGCCACGGCCCACATGCCGGCCGAGGCCGTGCAGGCCATCACCGCCATGACGCCGCTCGGGCGCGTGGGCGAGGCCGAGGACGTGGCCGGCATCGTGGCCGCCCTCGCCGACGACGCCACCGCCTTCGTCAGCGGCGCCTACATTCCCGTCAGCGGGGGGATCCAGATGCCCTGACGGGTCGGGCAGGACGATCGGAAGGAGCGGTTCCATGCGAAACGGCGTGCTGGCAGCGGCGATCATGGTCTGCGTGGCGGGCGGCGCGGCGGCGGATACCCATCGCCACACCGACGACTGCTTCACCCACGGTGCCCACGCGGTCCCCGACACCTTGGCGTTCGCCGACCTCGCCACGATCCGCGACTACTTCGCCGCCGCCCACTACACCCTCGACGACTGGAACGCCGGCGAGCGCTCGGTGCCGCGCTACTACCTGGCGCGGGTGCCGAGTCGCTGGCGGCACGATGTGGCGCCCGGCCTGCCGGTGCATCTGAAGAAGCGGTACTTCTTCTTCGCCTACGCTCCGCTCGTCCTGGAATGCAACGAGGACATCGCCCTCCTGCGCGATCGCCTGGTGGGACTGCACGGCGCGGACGCCCTGTCGCCCGCCGACGAGGCCTGGTTGCGCGACCTGGCCGCCACCTACCGCCTCGACGTGGCGCCGGACGCCGACCTCGGCCCCGACCTGACCTCGCAGCTGCTGCGCCGGGTCGACATCGTGCCGGCCTCGCTGGCCCTGGCCCAGGCCGCGGTCGAGAGCGGCTGGAGCACGTCGCGCTTCGCCGATCTCGGCAACGCCCTCTTCGGCCAGTGGACCTGGGGCGACGACGGCATCACCCCGGAGCAGCAGCGCGACCACCTGGGCGATTACCGGATCAAGGCGTTCGCCACACCCGAGCAGTC contains:
- a CDS encoding glucosaminidase domain-containing protein; protein product: MRNGVLAAAIMVCVAGGAAADTHRHTDDCFTHGAHAVPDTLAFADLATIRDYFAAAHYTLDDWNAGERSVPRYYLARVPSRWRHDVAPGLPVHLKKRYFFFAYAPLVLECNEDIALLRDRLVGLHGADALSPADEAWLRDLAATYRLDVAPDADLGPDLTSQLLRRVDIVPASLALAQAAVESGWSTSRFADLGNALFGQWTWGDDGITPEQQRDHLGDYRIKAFATPEQSIAAYMHNLNTHPGYADFRERRHRLRADGKRLSGRELAPGLTAYSELGQEYVETLLSVIRVNHLPAADDAYLRDMKPVMLVPVGEGSD